A region from the Bos indicus isolate NIAB-ARS_2022 breed Sahiwal x Tharparkar chromosome 14, NIAB-ARS_B.indTharparkar_mat_pri_1.0, whole genome shotgun sequence genome encodes:
- the RPL7 gene encoding large ribosomal subunit protein uL30, whose protein sequence is MEGAEEKKKKVPAVPETLKKKRKNFAELKIKRLRKKFAQKMLRKARRKLIYEKAKHYHKEYRQMYRTEIRMARMARKAGNFYVPAEPKLAFVIRIRGINGVSPKVRKVLQLLRLRQIFNGTFVKLNKASINMLRIVEPYIAWGYPNLKSVNELIYKRGYGKINKKRIALTDNALIARSLGKYGIICMEDLIHEIYTVGKRFKEANNFLWPFKLSSPRGGMKKKTTHFVEGGDAGNREDQINRLIRRMN, encoded by the exons ATGGAGGGTGCAGA agagaagaaaaagaaggttccTGCTGTGCCAGAAACCCTTAAGAAAAAGCGGAAGAATTTCGCAGAGCTTAAGATCAAGCGACTGAGAAAGAAGTTTGCCCAAAAGATG CTTCGAAAGGCAAGGAGGAAGCTTATCTATGAAAAAGCTAAGCATTACCACAAGGAATACAGGCAGATGTACAGAACTGAAATTCGAATGGCTAGGATGGCACGAAAAGCCGGTAACTTCTATGTACCCGCGGAACCCAAATTGGCGTTTGTCATCAGGATCAGAGG TATCAATGGTGTGAGCCCAAAGGTTCGAAAGGTGCTGCAGCTCCTTCGCCTCCGGCAGATCTTCAACGGCACCTTTGTGAAGCTCAACAAGGCGTCAATTAACATGCTGAGAATTGTGGAGCCATACATTGCATGGGG GTACCCAAATCTGAAGTCTGTAAATGAATTGATTTACAAGCGTGGTTACGGCAAAATCAACAAAAAGCGAATTGCCCTGACAGACAACGCATTGATTGCTCGATCTCTTG GGAAATATGGAATCATCTGCATGGAGGATCTGATTCATGAGATCTATACCGTTGGAAAACGtttcaaagaagcaaacaacTTCCTGTGGCCCTTTAAATTGTCTTCTCCACGAGgtggaatgaagaaaaagaccACCCATTTTGTAGAAGGTGGAGATGCTGGCAACAGGGAAGACCAGATCAACAGGCTTATTAGAAGGATGAACTAA